One genomic segment of Candidatus Zixiibacteriota bacterium includes these proteins:
- the rimM gene encoding ribosome maturation factor RimM (Essential for efficient processing of 16S rRNA): MTDKPEYIVVGRFGRPRGVTGEIYINPLTNNPERFKNKEPLWMETAGGWKELEGCSVEEISGRLVAKLKGIDSPEQARLLTNQYLYVGSQALGILPEGHYYHFDLIGCRVVDTAGLELGRVTDIEEFPGQDLLAIQSAEGKRYSLPLVKQFLKEIDIEKKLIVIDPPEGIFDLPA, from the coding sequence TTGACAGATAAACCGGAATATATCGTCGTCGGCCGGTTTGGACGGCCTCGCGGCGTGACCGGAGAGATATATATAAATCCTCTGACAAACAATCCGGAAAGGTTCAAGAACAAAGAACCGCTCTGGATGGAAACCGCCGGCGGCTGGAAAGAGCTGGAGGGATGTTCGGTCGAGGAGATCTCCGGTCGGCTGGTAGCAAAATTGAAGGGAATAGATAGCCCCGAGCAGGCACGACTTCTCACAAATCAGTACTTGTATGTAGGAAGTCAGGCTCTGGGAATACTTCCGGAAGGACATTACTATCATTTCGACCTGATCGGCTGCCGGGTTGTGGATACTGCCGGCCTTGAGCTGGGTCGGGTAACCGATATCGAGGAGTTCCCCGGCCAAGACCTTCTGGCGATACAATCGGCCGAAGGGAAAAGATATTCGCTGCCGCTGGTGAAGCAGTTCTTGAAAGAAATTGATATAGAGAAGAAACTGATAGTAATTGACCCTCCGGAGGGGATATTTGATTTGCCGGCTTGA
- a CDS encoding KH domain-containing protein, translating into MKEFIETIVKALVDNPNEVNLTEVQGERTTVYELRVGAGDLGKVIGKHGQTAKSIRILISAISAKKGKRAVLEILE; encoded by the coding sequence GTGAAAGAATTCATCGAGACTATTGTGAAAGCGCTGGTTGATAATCCCAATGAGGTTAACCTGACTGAAGTGCAAGGTGAGCGAACTACCGTTTATGAGCTGCGCGTGGGCGCGGGTGATTTGGGTAAGGTTATCGGCAAACATGGACAGACGGCGAAATCGATTCGGATCCTGATTTCCGCCATTTCCGCCAAAAAGGGGAAAAGAGCTGTCCTGGAGATTTTGGAATAG
- the trmD gene encoding tRNA (guanosine(37)-N1)-methyltransferase TrmD, producing MKIEIITLFPAYFDSVITQSILGKGLEKKLFDIRIINLRDFTTDRHQTADDKPFGGGGGMVMKIEPLYNCLKSLGYGSATAPTERLILTSAAGKLFSQERAVQYSLLERVTIICGHYLGVDERILTLFEIEEISVGDYVMTGGEAAAAVILDAVARLIPGVLGNFESALADSHTEKLLGAPVYTRPEEFMGLKVPAPLLEGNHALIKKHRRLESIRKTFRNRPELLQDEELDKEELKYLDKLKKGEDNI from the coding sequence ATGAAAATTGAAATAATTACCCTTTTCCCGGCTTATTTCGACTCGGTGATAACCCAGTCGATATTGGGAAAAGGTTTGGAAAAGAAGCTCTTTGACATCAGAATAATCAACCTGCGGGATTTCACGACCGACCGTCACCAGACCGCCGATGACAAACCGTTCGGCGGCGGGGGTGGCATGGTGATGAAAATCGAGCCGCTTTACAACTGTCTGAAATCATTGGGATATGGCTCGGCCACTGCCCCCACCGAACGCCTGATATTGACTTCGGCGGCGGGGAAACTGTTCTCGCAGGAAAGAGCGGTACAATACTCGCTTCTGGAGCGGGTGACAATTATCTGCGGCCATTATCTGGGGGTGGATGAGCGCATACTGACGCTGTTCGAAATCGAGGAAATCTCGGTTGGCGACTATGTGATGACCGGAGGTGAGGCGGCCGCGGCGGTGATACTCGATGCGGTGGCCCGGCTGATACCGGGGGTGCTGGGTAATTTTGAGTCGGCCTTGGCGGATTCGCACACCGAAAAACTTCTGGGCGCTCCGGTCTATACCCGCCCCGAGGAGTTTATGGGATTGAAAGTCCCGGCCCCGCTTCTGGAGGGAAACCATGCCCTGATAAAGAAGCATCGCCGGTTGGAATCGATCAGGAAAACATTCCGCAACCGCCCGGAGCTTCTGCAGGATGAGGAATTGGATAAAGAAGAATTAAAATATTTGGATAAATTGAAAAAAGGTGAAGATAATATTTAA
- the rplS gene encoding 50S ribosomal protein L19, which produces MKQIAQLDKLSMKEHVPTFKSGDTVKVHVKIKEGDKERVQVFQGTVISRRGGGMGETFTVRKMSSGIGVERIFPLHSPNVSKIERIRQGKVRKSKLYYMRKLTGKSARIDEMLSEKEQPQSK; this is translated from the coding sequence ATGAAACAGATAGCGCAACTCGACAAGCTTTCGATGAAAGAGCATGTCCCGACTTTCAAATCGGGAGATACGGTCAAGGTGCATGTGAAAATCAAGGAGGGCGATAAAGAGCGGGTGCAGGTTTTTCAGGGGACGGTTATCAGCCGCCGCGGCGGCGGCATGGGCGAGACGTTCACGGTTCGCAAGATGTCCTCCGGAATCGGGGTAGAGAGAATATTTCCATTGCATTCCCCCAATGTTTCCAAGATTGAGCGGATCCGGCAGGGGAAAGTTCGCAAGAGTAAGCTTTATTATATGCGCAAATTGACCGGCAAATCGGCGCGTATTGACGAGATGCTGAGCGAGAAAGAGCAGCCGCAAAGCAAGTAG